The following coding sequences are from one Planifilum fulgidum window:
- a CDS encoding DUF2797 domain-containing protein — MILTGHLRPLCHEYKNPIAYRLRLDDQEAPLNDFLGNTVQIDYLGTISCIYCGRKIKKSFNSGSCYPCFRDRAENDLCIVKPHLCHFHRGTCRDEAFGRAHCMQPHLVYIALSDDIKVGITRKSNAVNRWIDQGAVAALPIAEVPDRKTAGELEFHLSQFIKDKTNWRRMLKNQVADKDLTAVRSELREKIPENYAQYFLDSQQVMDFRYPQLQIPEKIKSLDLNKQAHIEGTLIGVKGQYMIFENGVINMRKYSGYKVRVVLGGKA; from the coding sequence ATGATTCTGACAGGACATCTTCGGCCGCTGTGCCACGAATACAAAAATCCCATCGCCTACCGCCTCCGGCTGGACGATCAGGAAGCCCCGCTGAATGATTTCCTGGGAAATACCGTTCAAATCGACTATCTCGGAACCATTTCCTGTATTTATTGCGGCCGAAAAATCAAAAAATCCTTCAACAGCGGTTCCTGCTACCCGTGTTTCCGGGATCGGGCCGAAAACGATCTCTGCATCGTCAAGCCCCATCTGTGCCACTTTCACCGGGGCACCTGCCGGGATGAAGCCTTCGGACGAGCCCATTGCATGCAGCCCCACCTCGTATACATCGCCCTCAGCGATGACATCAAGGTCGGCATCACCAGAAAATCGAACGCCGTCAACCGCTGGATCGACCAAGGGGCCGTCGCCGCCCTTCCCATCGCGGAGGTTCCGGACCGCAAGACCGCCGGCGAATTGGAATTTCATCTGTCTCAATTCATCAAGGACAAGACCAATTGGCGAAGAATGCTGAAAAACCAGGTCGCCGACAAGGACCTGACGGCGGTTCGCTCGGAACTCCGCGAAAAAATCCCCGAAAACTACGCGCAATACTTTTTGGACTCCCAGCAAGTCATGGATTTTAGGTATCCTCAGCTCCAGATTCCCGAAAAAATCAAGTCCCTCGATTTGAACAAGCAAGCCCACATCGAGGGGACATTGATCGGGGTCAAGGGACAATACATGATCTTTGAAAACGGCGTCATCAACATGAGAAAGTACAGCGGATACAAGGTGCGGGTGGTGCTGGGCGGCAAGGCGTGA
- a CDS encoding thiamine pyrophosphate-binding protein, with product MAAMMTGTRTKTAARHLVEQLAAWGCRTVYGVAGDENLYLLDALAGQDAIQYVACRLETTAALMASAEAKLTGRLTACTAGAGPGAALLTAGLGDAALDRAPVLAITGQVERKKIGTGAKQAVDQQFLLQPFARYTATTADPGALPMQLNRAMRTALEEGGVAHLSVPKDVWTQQVDSPIFPPPPKRKPPRPAGEEMERAVRAMEGAKRPIILAGRGTEESREALLALAERLTAPITVTMPARPVVPADHPLFLGGLGQAGSGISSELLRESDLCLVLGATWWPEDFVPKEIPVVQADISPGQIGLHAPVVAGIVGEMDEVLKEWLERLRPQDRSEWKRRIEGARIRWKEQIEREARQRAVPLAPQQVIAALAKVVDDDAVIALDTGDHTLWFNRIFQPKNQEILLSGRWRTLGFALPAAMAAKRVYDGRQVVALAGDGGFATTMADLITAVRYGWPIAVIVMNNGSFAMEKNRMEAAGLDASPAGLVNPDFAALAEAFGGEGHFVEEADQLEEVLRRALSSRRLSIVEVRIGSPRVPHTRL from the coding sequence ATGGCCGCGATGATGACGGGGACCCGGACGAAAACGGCGGCCCGGCATCTCGTGGAACAGCTGGCCGCCTGGGGCTGCCGGACGGTGTACGGGGTGGCCGGGGATGAGAACCTTTATTTGCTGGACGCCTTGGCAGGGCAGGATGCGATCCAGTATGTCGCCTGCCGGCTGGAGACGACGGCGGCCCTGATGGCCTCGGCGGAGGCGAAGCTGACCGGACGGCTGACCGCCTGCACGGCCGGGGCGGGGCCCGGTGCCGCCCTGCTGACGGCGGGGCTGGGGGATGCGGCGCTGGATCGGGCGCCGGTTCTGGCGATCACCGGACAGGTGGAACGGAAAAAGATCGGGACCGGTGCGAAGCAGGCGGTGGATCAGCAGTTCCTCCTTCAGCCCTTCGCCCGTTACACCGCGACGACCGCCGATCCCGGGGCGCTGCCGATGCAGCTCAACCGGGCGATGCGCACGGCGCTGGAGGAGGGAGGCGTCGCCCATCTGTCCGTTCCCAAGGATGTGTGGACGCAGCAGGTGGATTCCCCGATCTTTCCTCCGCCGCCGAAGCGCAAACCGCCTCGTCCGGCCGGGGAGGAAATGGAAAGGGCGGTCCGGGCGATGGAAGGGGCGAAGCGGCCGATCATCCTGGCGGGACGGGGAACGGAGGAATCCCGGGAGGCGCTTTTGGCGTTGGCGGAGCGGCTTACGGCGCCCATCACGGTGACGATGCCGGCCCGCCCGGTCGTCCCCGCGGATCACCCCCTGTTTCTGGGAGGACTGGGCCAGGCGGGAAGCGGGATTTCCTCCGAGCTGCTCCGGGAGTCGGATCTCTGTTTGGTTCTGGGCGCCACCTGGTGGCCGGAGGATTTTGTTCCGAAGGAGATCCCCGTGGTCCAGGCGGATATTTCCCCCGGACAGATCGGGCTGCACGCGCCGGTGGTCGCGGGCATCGTGGGTGAGATGGACGAGGTGCTGAAGGAATGGCTGGAGCGCCTCCGCCCCCAGGACCGGTCCGAATGGAAAAGACGCATCGAAGGAGCCCGGATTAGGTGGAAGGAGCAGATCGAAAGGGAAGCCCGTCAACGCGCTGTTCCCCTCGCTCCGCAGCAAGTGATCGCCGCTTTGGCAAAAGTGGTGGATGACGATGCCGTGATCGCGCTGGACACGGGGGACCACACCCTGTGGTTCAACCGGATTTTCCAGCCCAAAAATCAGGAGATCCTTCTGTCGGGCCGGTGGCGGACCCTGGGATTTGCGCTGCCGGCGGCGATGGCGGCCAAACGGGTGTACGACGGCCGTCAGGTGGTGGCGCTGGCGGGGGACGGCGGATTTGCCACCACGATGGCCGATCTGATCACCGCCGTCCGGTACGGCTGGCCGATCGCCGTCATCGTGATGAACAACGGATCCTTTGCCATGGAGAAAAACCGGATGGAGGCCGCCGGGCTTGACGCGTCACCCGCCGGGCTGGTCAATCCCGACTTTGCCGCCTTGGCGGAGGCCTTCGGCGGCGAGGGCCATTTTGTCGAAGAGGCGGACCAGCTGGAGGAGGTCCTCCGGCGGGCGCTTTCCTCCCGCCGGCTTTCCATCGTCGAAGTTCGCATCGGTTCGCCCCGGGTGCCCCACACCCGGCTTTAG
- a CDS encoding redoxin domain-containing protein, translating to MRLRTEMPELTGVTEWVNGEVSKADLKGKPVLVHFWSISCGLCKKSLPDVNALREKYKEHDLQVIGVHMPRSEKDTEIGPVKETIEKYELKHPQAIDNEHNVVDAFENEFVPSFYLFDRDGLLRHRSAGEKALSLLQKPLEKVLGIKE from the coding sequence ATGCGCCTGCGCACGGAAATGCCGGAGCTGACCGGCGTGACCGAATGGGTCAACGGTGAGGTTTCCAAGGCGGACCTCAAGGGGAAACCGGTGTTGGTCCATTTCTGGTCCATCAGTTGCGGCCTGTGCAAGAAAAGTCTTCCCGATGTGAACGCGTTGCGGGAAAAGTATAAGGAACACGATCTTCAGGTGATCGGTGTGCACATGCCCCGCTCGGAAAAGGATACGGAGATCGGTCCCGTGAAGGAGACGATCGAAAAATACGAACTGAAGCATCCCCAGGCGATTGACAACGAACACAATGTGGTGGATGCCTTCGAAAACGAATTTGTCCCTTCCTTCTATCTGTTTGACCGCGATGGACTGCTTCGCCACCGTTCCGCAGGCGAAAAAGCCCTGAGCCTGTTGCAGAAGCCCCTTGAGAAAGTGTTGGGAATCAAAGAATGA
- a CDS encoding ABC transporter substrate-binding protein produces MKRRFHGLFAWMMVLVLVLGLIGCGNPDAAKEEKTQAEQKPGASFPVTVQDDSGAEVTVEREPKRIVSLIPSTTEIAFSLGIGDRIVGVTTNDNYPPEVEKIEKVGDININVEKVLELKPDLVLASPLNGETVEKLRSLGLTVLSVDAQSLEGVYDSIRRVGKATGALKQAEQLIDEMEKEKEQVVRKVASIPEEERPKVWVEVDPTPYTVGGDTFLNELITLAGGRNVAAEMKGWPQVSAEQVIKWNPDVILTTYEKADKSVASRPGWDRIAAVKAKRIHSLNPDLTTRPGPRVTEGLKQIAQILYPERFDEN; encoded by the coding sequence ATGAAGCGGAGGTTCCACGGCCTTTTTGCCTGGATGATGGTCTTGGTCCTGGTTTTGGGGCTGATCGGCTGCGGGAATCCGGATGCGGCAAAGGAGGAAAAAACGCAGGCGGAGCAGAAACCGGGCGCCTCTTTCCCGGTAACGGTCCAGGATGACTCCGGCGCGGAGGTGACCGTCGAACGGGAGCCGAAACGGATCGTGTCCCTGATTCCGAGCACCACGGAGATTGCCTTTTCCCTCGGGATCGGGGATCGGATCGTCGGTGTGACGACCAATGACAATTATCCCCCGGAAGTGGAGAAAATCGAGAAGGTGGGCGACATCAACATCAATGTCGAAAAGGTGCTGGAGCTGAAGCCGGATCTGGTTCTCGCCTCGCCCCTCAACGGGGAGACGGTCGAAAAACTGCGCTCCTTGGGCTTGACGGTCTTGTCCGTGGATGCCCAAAGCCTGGAGGGGGTGTACGACTCGATTCGCCGCGTGGGGAAGGCGACCGGCGCTTTGAAGCAGGCGGAGCAGCTGATTGACGAGATGGAGAAGGAGAAGGAGCAGGTGGTCCGGAAGGTGGCATCCATCCCGGAGGAGGAGCGACCGAAGGTCTGGGTCGAGGTGGATCCCACCCCCTACACCGTCGGGGGTGACACCTTTCTGAACGAGCTGATCACCTTGGCGGGCGGACGGAACGTGGCGGCGGAGATGAAGGGATGGCCCCAGGTGTCTGCGGAACAGGTGATCAAGTGGAATCCGGACGTGATTCTGACCACCTATGAAAAAGCGGACAAATCCGTCGCTTCCCGCCCCGGTTGGGACCGGATCGCGGCGGTGAAGGCGAAACGGATTCATTCCCTCAACCCGGATTTGACCACCCGGCCCGGTCCCCGGGTCACGGAGGGATTGAAGCAAATCGCCCAGATTTTGTATCCGGAACGGTTCGATGAGAATTGA
- a CDS encoding FecCD family ABC transporter permease, whose translation MRIDGWLRFVLWPGILGLSLFLLIGASVAVGGTEIDVRTVFGIILERMGIGGLSSGDPASEAIVMEIRFPRTLLAALVGASLAVAGAVYQAILRNPLADPYILGVSSGASLGAVLAILTGWGASWFGHWTLPVYAFVFACIALLFVLRLARAGSRTDTKTIVLSGVVVQAFFGALLTFAISLSHEQLQRIQFWLMGGGFSLRGWDHVEAIVPFFAVGLLVIGWHSRELNLFFLGERHAAHLGVSVGRMRVLLLVTASLVAGAAVSVSGTIGFVGLVVPHVMRMLFGPDHRLLLPVSALAGAMFLVGSDMLARVLLAPRELPVGVITAFVGAPFFGWLLRKSSASQGT comes from the coding sequence ATGAGAATTGACGGATGGCTTCGATTCGTCCTGTGGCCGGGGATCCTGGGGTTGTCCCTCTTCCTTCTGATCGGTGCCTCGGTGGCGGTGGGGGGAACGGAGATCGATGTCCGGACGGTCTTTGGGATCATCCTGGAGCGGATGGGCATCGGGGGGTTGTCCTCCGGGGACCCCGCCTCGGAAGCGATCGTCATGGAAATCCGGTTTCCCCGGACGCTGCTGGCGGCGCTGGTGGGCGCGTCCTTGGCCGTGGCGGGTGCGGTGTATCAGGCGATCCTGCGCAACCCTCTGGCCGATCCGTACATTCTGGGCGTCTCTTCCGGGGCGTCTCTGGGGGCGGTGCTGGCCATCCTGACAGGATGGGGTGCCTCTTGGTTCGGCCATTGGACCCTTCCGGTATACGCTTTTGTCTTCGCCTGCATCGCCCTTCTTTTCGTCCTGCGCCTCGCCCGGGCCGGGTCCCGAACGGACACGAAAACGATCGTGCTGTCGGGGGTGGTCGTTCAGGCCTTTTTCGGAGCGCTGCTCACCTTCGCCATCTCCTTGTCCCATGAACAGCTGCAGCGCATCCAATTTTGGCTGATGGGCGGCGGCTTTTCCCTGCGGGGGTGGGATCACGTCGAGGCGATCGTCCCTTTTTTTGCGGTGGGCCTGCTGGTCATCGGCTGGCACTCCCGGGAGTTGAACCTGTTCTTTCTGGGTGAACGCCACGCCGCTCACCTGGGGGTTTCCGTCGGTCGGATGCGGGTGCTGCTGCTGGTGACCGCTTCCCTGGTCGCCGGAGCGGCGGTTTCCGTCTCGGGCACCATCGGCTTTGTCGGCCTGGTGGTCCCCCATGTGATGCGAATGTTGTTCGGGCCGGACCATCGGCTTTTGTTGCCGGTTTCCGCTCTGGCGGGGGCCATGTTTCTGGTGGGAAGCGACATGTTGGCCCGGGTGTTGCTCGCCCCCCGGGAATTGCCCGTCGGCGTGATCACCGCCTTTGTGGGGGCCCCCTTCTTCGGGTGGTTGCTTCGGAAAAGCAGCGCTTCCCAAGGGACATGA
- a CDS encoding heme ABC transporter ATP-binding protein: MLRAKGLTKRYGGRSALRGVDLQVERGETVGLIGPNGSGKSTLVRLLCGEERPDEGRIYLAGRELSAWSPRERARQMAVLPQEGLPPVPFTVEEVVKMGRHPHMRRPWMSREDWNVVEEILKRTGLDRDRHRPVNRLSGGERQRVAIAKAMAQEPRLMILDEPTTYLDVRYQLEVLDAVRRWKKRGAAVLMVLHDLNLAAQYCDRLLMLKEGELVGAGKPSEVIRPDLIREVYGVEVLVTLHPDSGVPQVLLKTREERGASATRHVLPTGESGSGPGKAENDQHKGGERDAHIYANR, from the coding sequence ATGCTCCGGGCGAAGGGGTTGACAAAGCGTTACGGCGGCCGCTCCGCCCTAAGGGGCGTCGATCTCCAGGTGGAACGGGGCGAGACCGTCGGACTGATCGGGCCCAACGGGAGCGGCAAGTCGACGCTGGTCCGCCTTCTCTGCGGGGAAGAAAGGCCCGATGAAGGCCGCATATATCTCGCGGGGCGGGAACTGTCCGCATGGTCCCCCCGCGAGCGGGCCAGGCAGATGGCGGTTCTTCCCCAGGAGGGGCTGCCGCCGGTTCCTTTCACCGTGGAGGAAGTGGTGAAGATGGGGCGCCACCCGCACATGCGGCGTCCCTGGATGAGCAGGGAAGATTGGAACGTGGTGGAGGAGATTTTGAAGCGGACGGGTCTTGACCGGGATCGCCACCGGCCCGTCAACCGGTTGAGCGGAGGAGAGCGGCAACGGGTGGCCATTGCCAAAGCGATGGCCCAGGAGCCCCGGCTGATGATCCTGGACGAGCCGACCACCTATCTGGATGTCCGGTATCAGCTGGAGGTTCTGGATGCGGTGCGTCGCTGGAAGAAACGGGGGGCGGCCGTCCTCATGGTGCTCCACGATTTGAACTTGGCCGCCCAATACTGCGACCGCCTCCTGATGTTGAAAGAGGGGGAGCTGGTCGGTGCGGGGAAACCGTCGGAAGTGATCCGGCCCGATCTGATTCGGGAGGTGTACGGAGTGGAAGTCCTCGTCACCCTTCACCCCGACAGCGGCGTTCCCCAAGTGCTGCTCAAGACCCGGGAGGAGCGGGGGGCTTCCGCAACGCGGCACGTCCTTCCGACGGGCGAAAGCGGCAGTGGGCCCGGGAAAGCGGAAAACGACCAACACAAGGGAGGCGAACGGGATGCGCATATATACGCGAACCGGTGA
- the gcvH gene encoding glycine cleavage system protein GcvH: MNLPSELKYSEEHEWLKVEGEGRARIGITDFAQSELGDIVFVELPEVGDEVTAGEPFGSVESVKTVSELYAPVSGKVVEVNEALADSPENVNTSPYGDGWMIVVEMSDPSQVDQLLTAEQYKETISED, encoded by the coding sequence ATGAATCTGCCCAGCGAGCTCAAGTACAGCGAAGAGCACGAATGGCTGAAGGTTGAGGGTGAGGGCCGCGCGCGGATCGGCATCACCGATTTTGCCCAGTCGGAATTGGGGGACATCGTGTTTGTGGAACTCCCGGAAGTGGGCGACGAGGTGACGGCGGGCGAGCCCTTCGGCAGCGTTGAGTCGGTGAAAACCGTCTCCGAGCTGTATGCCCCTGTCAGCGGAAAAGTGGTGGAAGTCAACGAAGCCTTGGCCGACTCTCCGGAAAATGTCAACACCTCTCCGTACGGGGACGGGTGGATGATCGTGGTGGAAATGTCCGATCCCTCGCAGGTGGATCAGCTGCTGACGGCGGAACAATACAAGGAAACTATTTCCGAAGATTAA
- a CDS encoding cob(I)yrinic acid a,c-diamide adenosyltransferase has protein sequence MRIYTRTGDGGETGVIGGRVLKDDIRVEAYGTIDEVNAFIGEAIARMDPRKYEDVIRDLTEIQHELFDAGADLAQAGKKRTYRVTDERVKRLEQWIDRYDAETPEIRHFVLPGGSAVAAALHVARVLTRRAERRVVTLCRQQETNEAVRRYLNRLSDFFFVLARVANAREGVPDVEYKRGGQVFR, from the coding sequence ATGCGCATATATACGCGAACCGGTGACGGGGGAGAGACGGGCGTCATCGGGGGGAGGGTTTTGAAGGACGATATCCGGGTGGAAGCCTACGGTACCATCGATGAGGTGAACGCCTTCATCGGCGAGGCGATCGCCCGGATGGATCCCCGGAAATATGAGGACGTCATCCGGGATTTGACGGAAATTCAGCACGAATTGTTTGATGCCGGCGCCGATCTCGCCCAGGCGGGGAAAAAGAGGACCTATCGGGTGACAGATGAGAGGGTGAAGCGGCTGGAGCAGTGGATCGACCGGTACGATGCGGAAACCCCGGAGATTCGTCACTTCGTGCTGCCCGGCGGAAGCGCCGTCGCGGCTGCCCTTCACGTCGCCCGCGTGCTGACGCGCCGGGCGGAGCGGCGGGTCGTCACCCTGTGTCGCCAACAGGAGACCAACGAAGCCGTGCGCCGCTATCTCAACCGTCTGTCCGATTTCTTCTTTGTCCTGGCCCGGGTGGCCAACGCGCGGGAAGGGGTGCCTGATGTCGAATACAAGCGGGGCGGACAGGTGTTTCGTTGA
- a CDS encoding glycerol-3-phosphate acyltransferase has translation MTYLFAVVAAYLLGSIPVRPWFGKVRKGLIRTPVAEKELWILALEMAKGILAASAGFLLAGWTGASLAAVAVVFGEIVPLGSARRRGNGAATAAGALFVLSPLLIFIGALIYFLSLLITRYPPFSILCAAIGVLLFGLILSVHLYVWLVILCLVGLILLRPGNGRNRYFSGRNPFRWRPFR, from the coding sequence ATGACCTATTTGTTCGCGGTGGTGGCCGCTTATCTTCTCGGTTCGATCCCCGTACGCCCGTGGTTTGGAAAGGTGCGGAAAGGGTTGATTCGAACCCCGGTGGCTGAGAAGGAACTTTGGATTCTGGCTTTGGAAATGGCCAAAGGGATCCTTGCCGCCTCGGCCGGGTTTTTACTGGCAGGTTGGACCGGAGCTTCCCTGGCCGCCGTGGCGGTTGTTTTCGGGGAAATCGTTCCCCTCGGTTCGGCGCGCCGGCGGGGCAACGGGGCGGCCACGGCGGCGGGAGCTCTTTTCGTCCTCAGTCCGCTCTTGATCTTCATCGGCGCGCTCATCTATTTTCTCAGTCTGCTGATCACCCGTTATCCCCCATTTTCCATCCTGTGCGCCGCGATCGGCGTCCTGCTGTTCGGACTGATTCTCTCCGTCCATCTGTATGTCTGGCTGGTGATCCTCTGTTTGGTGGGATTGATCCTTCTCCGGCCGGGGAACGGGAGAAACCGTTATTTTTCCGGCAGAAATCCCTTTAGGTGGAGGCCGTTTCGGTGA
- a CDS encoding peroxiredoxin, with protein sequence MATVTEAPKTLRLVGLPAPDFEMESTKNLETLDEKVRLSDYRGKWLVLFFYPLDFTFVCPTEITALSDRYEEFEDLNADILGVSTDSKYSHRAWINTPREENGLGPIKFPLASDITHKVSRDYGVLVEDQGIALRGLFIIDPEGIVRYQVVHDENIGRSVDETLRVLQALQTGGLCPSDWKPGQKTL encoded by the coding sequence GTGGCAACCGTGACGGAAGCCCCCAAAACCCTGCGTCTCGTTGGATTGCCTGCTCCCGATTTTGAAATGGAGAGCACCAAAAACCTGGAAACTCTCGATGAAAAAGTGAGGCTGTCCGATTATCGGGGCAAGTGGCTGGTGCTCTTCTTCTACCCGCTGGATTTCACCTTCGTCTGCCCGACGGAGATCACGGCTCTGAGCGATCGGTACGAGGAATTCGAAGACCTCAACGCGGACATCCTGGGGGTCAGCACCGACAGCAAATACTCCCACCGGGCCTGGATCAACACTCCGCGGGAGGAGAACGGACTGGGTCCCATCAAATTCCCGCTGGCTTCGGATATCACCCACAAGGTGAGCCGCGACTACGGCGTCCTGGTGGAAGATCAGGGTATTGCCCTGCGCGGTCTGTTTATCATCGATCCGGAGGGGATCGTCCGCTATCAAGTGGTCCATGACGAAAACATCGGCCGCAGCGTGGATGAGACCCTGCGCGTCCTGCAGGCATTGCAAACGGGAGGTCTCTGCCCCTCCGATTGGAAGCCGGGTCAAAAAACCCTCTAA
- a CDS encoding alpha/beta hydrolase family protein, with product MRKQSFVLDLGKEGRIIRGDLYAAEDARRLPTLVILHGFKGFKDWGFFPYAAETLAKRGFGVITFNFSMNGVGENLFEFTELDKFARNTYSREQEDVAKIIGEIKAGLLPPDGTLDPDRLGLIGHSRGGANSLLYALEDPNVKGVVTWNGVADVDIFPEELKREIREKGVGTVLNARTGQEMPIHREVLEDLEANRERWNLLKRLPEWNRPLLILQGDQDVSRLVEGAHQLHQAAPQSTLRILPGANHTFGAVHPFQGSTPHLDRVLEETANFFAKVL from the coding sequence ATGCGGAAACAATCGTTCGTTCTCGATTTGGGAAAGGAAGGGCGGATCATCCGCGGCGACCTGTACGCCGCCGAGGATGCCCGCCGGCTCCCGACGCTGGTCATCCTGCACGGATTCAAGGGGTTCAAGGATTGGGGATTTTTCCCCTATGCCGCGGAAACCCTGGCCAAACGGGGCTTTGGAGTCATCACCTTCAATTTCTCCATGAACGGCGTGGGGGAAAACCTCTTTGAATTTACGGAGCTGGACAAATTCGCCCGAAACACCTACAGCCGGGAACAGGAGGACGTGGCAAAAATCATCGGGGAAATCAAGGCAGGGCTTCTGCCTCCCGACGGCACCCTGGATCCGGACCGGCTGGGACTGATCGGCCACAGCCGGGGAGGGGCGAACAGCCTGCTGTACGCCCTGGAGGACCCGAATGTCAAGGGCGTGGTGACATGGAACGGCGTCGCCGACGTCGATATATTTCCCGAGGAATTGAAACGGGAGATCCGGGAAAAGGGCGTAGGAACCGTCCTGAACGCCCGAACCGGTCAGGAAATGCCCATCCACCGGGAAGTGCTGGAGGACCTGGAGGCAAACCGGGAGCGATGGAACCTCCTGAAACGGCTTCCGGAGTGGAATCGCCCCCTGTTGATTCTGCAAGGGGATCAGGACGTTTCCCGACTGGTGGAGGGGGCACATCAGCTTCACCAAGCCGCCCCCCAATCCACCCTCCGGATTCTGCCCGGGGCAAACCACACCTTTGGAGCCGTCCATCCCTTCCAGGGGTCCACTCCCCATCTGGATCGGGTGCTGGAAGAAACGGCGAATTTCTTTGCGAAGGTCCTGTAA
- a CDS encoding YkvI family membrane protein translates to MEVKERWFPACRIGFTYIGTVVGAGFASGQEIKQFFTVFGLGGVWGILLVTVLFAWLGTRMMLVGARLKARSYEEFNNYLFGPRWGRWMNIFVGIVLFGVTTAMMSGTGALFQEQLGLSFHLGVLLSSAIAYLVIIRGMEGILSVNSFVVPCMFFFTMLIAAEGLRSDGILPFLEMEPVAEGSWLVSAVTYVAFNLAMSQAVLVPIGGEIRDEATLRLGGVLGGLGLGLMLLAGDFALTLKVPEIWDMEIPIALVIATLGEGMKYFFLAVMWGEIFTTLIGNVYGLAANLGQWVPFRPKTVTGLIFIVGYLCSLIGFPAFINYVYPFFGYCGLLALLLLAVRRYPAPFSG, encoded by the coding sequence ATGGAAGTGAAGGAGCGGTGGTTCCCGGCATGTCGGATCGGGTTCACTTACATCGGGACGGTGGTGGGGGCGGGTTTTGCCTCGGGCCAGGAAATCAAGCAGTTTTTTACCGTTTTCGGACTGGGCGGGGTGTGGGGCATCCTGCTGGTGACCGTGTTGTTCGCCTGGCTGGGGACGCGGATGATGTTGGTGGGAGCCCGGCTGAAGGCCCGGTCCTACGAAGAGTTTAACAATTATCTGTTCGGCCCCCGCTGGGGAAGATGGATGAACATTTTTGTCGGAATCGTTCTCTTCGGAGTGACGACGGCGATGATGTCGGGGACCGGCGCCCTTTTCCAGGAACAGTTGGGCCTTTCCTTCCATCTGGGAGTGCTGCTTTCCTCGGCGATCGCTTATCTGGTGATCATCCGCGGCATGGAGGGCATTCTGTCGGTCAATTCCTTCGTGGTCCCCTGCATGTTTTTCTTCACCATGCTGATTGCGGCCGAGGGGTTGCGCAGTGACGGGATCCTTCCCTTTTTGGAAATGGAACCGGTGGCTGAGGGAAGCTGGCTGGTTTCGGCCGTCACTTATGTGGCCTTCAACTTGGCCATGTCGCAGGCGGTGTTGGTGCCGATCGGCGGCGAAATCCGGGATGAGGCGACGCTGCGCCTCGGCGGAGTTCTGGGGGGATTGGGCCTCGGCCTGATGCTGCTCGCCGGCGATTTCGCCCTGACGCTCAAGGTTCCGGAGATTTGGGACATGGAGATTCCGATCGCCCTGGTGATCGCCACTCTGGGGGAAGGCATGAAGTACTTTTTCCTCGCCGTGATGTGGGGAGAAATTTTCACCACGCTGATCGGCAACGTGTACGGGTTGGCCGCCAATCTGGGGCAATGGGTGCCTTTCCGTCCGAAGACGGTGACCGGCCTCATCTTCATCGTCGGCTATTTGTGCTCACTGATCGGTTTTCCCGCATTTATCAATTATGTCTATCCCTTCTTCGGCTATTGCGGTCTGCTGGCCCTGCTCCTCCTGGCGGTTCGCCGTTATCCGGCCCCCTTCTCCGGTTAA
- a CDS encoding DUF488 domain-containing protein gives MIRLKRIYDPPEETDGFRILVDRLWPRGVKKEKASIDHWARELAPSDELRKRFHRDRDFDRFREAYFRELNDPEKTKAWRLILERAAGRPITFLYASRNRAQNNAMVLREWAEAQTARGTGSSRN, from the coding sequence ATGATCCGACTGAAGCGGATCTATGATCCCCCGGAAGAGACCGACGGTTTTCGCATTCTGGTCGATCGGCTGTGGCCGAGGGGAGTGAAAAAGGAGAAAGCATCCATCGATCACTGGGCGAGGGAGCTGGCTCCATCGGATGAATTGCGGAAAAGATTTCACCGGGACCGGGATTTTGACCGTTTCAGGGAGGCGTATTTCCGGGAGTTGAATGATCCGGAAAAAACGAAAGCGTGGCGTCTCATCCTGGAGCGTGCCGCCGGCAGGCCGATCACCTTTCTTTATGCAAGCCGGAACAGGGCGCAAAATAACGCCATGGTGCTGAGGGAGTGGGCGGAAGCACAAACGGCCCGGGGAACCGGTTCATCCCGGAATTAG
- a CDS encoding arsenate reductase family protein yields MSAPLLMYWYPRCGTCRKAKKYLEDRGVPFEERHIVDHPPSREELKRLIQKSGLPVQKFFNTSGKKYRELNLKEKLKTMSEEEMLDLLSSDGMLIKRPIVTDGERVTVGFREDQFEEVWVRGNA; encoded by the coding sequence ATGTCTGCTCCGCTTCTGATGTACTGGTATCCGCGCTGCGGCACCTGCCGCAAGGCCAAGAAATATCTGGAGGATCGGGGCGTCCCCTTTGAGGAGCGCCACATCGTGGATCACCCCCCCAGCCGGGAGGAACTGAAGCGTCTCATTCAGAAGAGCGGCCTGCCGGTGCAAAAGTTCTTCAACACCAGCGGGAAGAAGTACCGGGAGCTGAACCTGAAGGAAAAGTTGAAAACGATGAGCGAGGAGGAGATGCTGGACCTGCTCTCTTCCGACGGCATGCTGATCAAAAGGCCCATCGTCACCGACGGGGAGCGGGTCACCGTCGGTTTCCGGGAGGATCAGTTCGAGGAGGTCTGGGTGCGGGGGAATGCGTGA